A single Planctomycetota bacterium DNA region contains:
- a CDS encoding SDR family oxidoreductase, producing the protein MTESARRTALVTGASRGIGAACARRLAADGFDVLVHYNARRDRAEAVASEIGGTVVHADLSQPNGGQTLASRLSRPIDVLVNNAGVFESGIIGDVTDRQFEDVLNVNVRAVFYLTREVTRTMPDGGRIVTIGSVGGKAAQFVGNSIYSMSKFAIRGLSAGWARDLGPRGITSNVVQPGPVDTDLNPATGDHSAGQVALTSIGRYATADEVAAAVSFLCSSEAAYITGAELDVAGGWGV; encoded by the coding sequence ATGACCGAATCCGCCCGGCGAACTGCCCTCGTGACCGGTGCCAGTCGCGGCATCGGCGCCGCCTGTGCCCGGCGTCTGGCCGCGGACGGCTTCGACGTGCTTGTCCACTACAATGCTCGCCGCGATCGGGCCGAGGCGGTTGCCAGTGAGATCGGCGGCACGGTTGTCCACGCCGATCTCAGCCAACCCAACGGCGGCCAGACGCTGGCGAGCCGGCTTTCCCGGCCGATCGACGTGCTCGTCAACAACGCCGGCGTCTTCGAGTCCGGCATCATCGGCGACGTGACGGATCGGCAGTTCGAAGACGTCTTGAACGTCAACGTCCGGGCCGTGTTCTACCTGACACGCGAGGTCACGCGGACCATGCCCGATGGCGGCCGGATCGTCACGATCGGCTCGGTCGGCGGGAAGGCGGCGCAGTTCGTCGGCAACTCGATCTATTCCATGAGCAAGTTCGCGATCCGCGGCCTGTCGGCCGGCTGGGCACGCGACCTGGGTCCACGCGGCATCACCAGCAACGTCGTCCAGCCCGGCCCGGTCGACACCGACCTCAACCCGGCGACGGGCGATCACAGTGCCGGCCAGGTCGCACTGACGTCGATCGGCCGCTACGCCACCGCCGATGAAGTGGCGGCCGCGGTCAGCTTCCTGTGTTCCAGCGAGGCGGCGTACATCACCGGTGCCGAGCTCGACGTCGCCGGCGGTTGGGGCGTCTGA